In Roseomonas sp. OT10, the genomic stretch CCACTCGCTGAACTCCTCCTGCAACAGCCCGTCGCGCATCATGTGGTGCGAGATGCCCATGATCTTCACGCGGCGTCCCGTGGGCGGGCCATACATGCCCGGCCCCTCATGCGTGCCGATCTGGGTCCAGCGGACGGCGATGCGCACGCCGCCCTTCTCCTCGTCCGGGGTCCAGTAGACGTCGTCCACATGGGTGCGCATGTCGGGGAAGGCGGCGAGACGCGAGAGGACGTCGTGCTTGTAGTCGCCCAGCCCGTAGAGCTCGCGGTCGGAGGAGGCGTGGCAGAGGTGGTTCGGCGCGAAGTAGTCGTCGATGCGGCCGATGTAGCGCCAGTTCCAGATCTCGTGGTAGGCGCGGCGGATGAAGGCCTCCGGGTCGAATTCCGGCGGCATGGCGGGGATGGGCGGCGGCGTGGTCTGGGCGATGACGTTCTCCACCTCGCCGAAGGCGCGCGCCGTCTCGGCGCCCGCGGATTGCGAGTTGCTGATGGCGCCGCGGATCGCCCCCTCCAGCACCGTGCGCGGGTCGAGCCCGAGCTGGCGCAGCAGCGACAGCTCGTTGTAGCTGACCCATTCCTTGACGACGCGGTTGTCCTTGATGACGCAGTTGGCCACGCCGCGCACGGCGACCTTGCGGCCGGTGGGCGGGCCGTACTGGCTCCAGCCCGTGTTCACGCCCATGTAGACCCAGCGCATGGAGGTGTCGTAGGTGCCGTCCGGGTTGCGGCGCCAGATCACGTCCTCGATCCAGTCGCGCGTGTCGGGGAAGGCGCCCTGGCGGATGGTGGTCAGCTTGATGACCTGGTCGCGGCCGTAGATGTCGCCGTTGCTGGTGTGCACCACCGCCTGGGGGTCGTAGTAGTCGTAGATCTTGCCGATGAACTTCTGGTCCCAGATCTGGTGCGTCGAATCGCGGATGTAACGGGCGATGTCGTAGCTGCCGTCCTCCGCATAGCCCGCCGGGCGCAGGTCGTGGCGGCTGGGCGGCAGGCGCATCGCGGGCGCGGCCGGGGTGGCGGGCAGGGTTGGGCGCGGCGGGCGCGCCTCGCTGCGCGGGGCGGGGGGCGCCTCGGTCCGGTCGTTCATGGGTCCGTTCTCCTCCTTCGTGTATCTGCGGCGGGACGGCCGCTGCGTCATGCCGCCGCCGGCGCGGCGCCCCGCAACGCCGGGCGGTCCAGGCGCAGGAAGCCGATGCCGTGGCGGGTGGTGCCGTCGCCCGTGGCGAGGTCCGCGAGAATCTCGCCGATCACCGAGCAGAACTTGTAGCCGTGGCCGGAGCAGGGCGAGGCCAGCACCACCTGCGGGTGGTCCGGGTGATGGTCCAGCACGAAGTGCTCGTCCGGCGTGTTGGTGAAGAAGCAGGCGCGCAGGGCCATGGTCTCGCCGCAGCCCTCGGGGAAGTAGCGCTCGCCGAAGGCGCGCAGCAGCCGCTCGTCCTCCGCATCCACCTCGCGCCGGATGGTCTCGGCCGGGCCGGACTCGCCGCGATGGTGGTAGCGGCCGAACTTGAAGCCCGGCACCTCGTAGACGGGTAGGCCGTAGTAGCGCCCCTCCTCCACCGTCAGGTTGAAGACGGGGAAGCGCTCGGGCGCGAAGAGCTCCGGCCGGCGCGGCTGCAGCCAGGCCAGCACCTGCCGCTCCGGCACCGCGCGTCCTGCCAGCACGGGGGCAAGGTCCGCCATCCAGCCCCCGGCGGCCAGCACCAGCCGCGCGGCCTCGTAGCGGCCCTTGTCGGTGGTGACGGTCACGCCCTCCCCGCCGGGGCCCGCCTCCCAGCCCAGCACCTGCTCGCGGGCGCGCAGCACGGCACCCGCCGCCTGCGCCGCGCGGCAATGCGCGACGATGGCGCGCTCGCTGGCGATGAAGCCGCCCTCCGGCTGGTACACGGCGCGGGAGGCGGCCGGCAGGCGATAGGCGGGGAAGCGCGCGTTCACCTCCGCCCCGGTCAGCACCTCGTGCGGCAGGTCGTGCTGCCGCGCCGAGGCCAGGGCGCCCTGGAACAGCTCGCCATCCTCCGGCCCCGCATCGACGGAGCCGGTCAGCACCAGCAGCCGCTCGCCCGTCGCCGCCTCCGCCTCGCGCCACAGCGCATAGGCGCGGCGCAGCAGGGGCACGTAGGCCGGGTCCTCGTAGTAGGGCAGGCGGATGATGCGGGTGATGCCGTGAGAGGAACCCATGGCGTGCGGGATGTCGAAGCGCTCCAGCCCCAGCATGCGCTGCCCGCGCCGGGCCAGTTGCCAGGCGGCGGCGCTGCCCATGCCGCCCAGCCCCACCACGATCACGTCATAGCCCGCCATGGCCGAAGGCCTCCCTGACACGGTCCTGGGTAGTCGGAGCGCCGGGCCGTATCTTGAACAGGAACGACATATCGCCCGAACCGACGCGACATGGAAGCGCCTCGGCAACCCCGGCGGACACGGGCGGATGTGGTCCTGACCCCGGAAACTGGTCCGGCGGGAGCGCAATTTTTTCGGGCACTGTGAACCCCTGAGGAGGGGGTGGTGCCATGAAGCAGAAACGGTAAACGGACGAGCAGATCGCCTTCGCTTTGCGGCAGGCGGAGAGCGGCACGGCGGTGGCCGAGATCTGCCGCAAGCTCGGGGTGTCGGAACCGACGTTCTACCGCTGGAAGAAGCAGTTCGCCGGGATCGGCGTTTCCAACCGCGTGCGACTACAGCGCGTGGCGAACCCGGTCGAGATCGAGTTGATGCAGCGCTTCAAGGCGCTGCTGGACCCGAAAGGCATCATGAACCCCGGCAAGGTGCTGCCGGACGATCCGCCGGAACCGGCCTGAACGACCCGGCCGGCCGGAGCAGAGGGAATGGACACGAGAATGAGCATCACGCGCCGCGGTCTCAGCGCCGCCGCCCTGGCCCTCGCCGCCGCGCCGGCCTGGGCCGCCGACCCCTATCCCAACGGTCCGGTCCGGGTGATCATCCCCTTCTCGCCCGGCGGCTCGGCGGACGTGTTCGGCCGCATGATCGCCGAGCACCTGACAAAGGTTCTCGGCAAGCCCTTCGTTTGCGAGAACGTCGGCGGCGCCGGCAGCACCCTCGGCATCGGCCAGGCGGCGCGCGCCGCGCCGGACGGGCAGACCATCGGCCTCGGCTCCATCTCTGGCCTGTCCATCATCCCGGCCTTCGGCAACGTGCCGATCACCTACAAGGTCGATGACCTTGTTCTGCTCGGGCAGATCACCGCGATCCCGAACGTGCTGGCGGTGAACCCGGACAAGATCAGGGCCCGCAGCGTGCCGGACCTCATCGCCTACATGAAGGCCAACCCGGGAAAGGTGACCTACGGCACGCCGGGCGTCGGCACCAGCCAGCACCTCGCGGCCGAGCTGTTCCAGGCGATGACCGGCACCTCCATGGAGCACGCCCCCTATCGCGGCTCGGGCCAGATGGTGGTGGACCTTCTGAGCGGCGCGATCGACCTGTCCTTCGACAACATCCCGCTGCTGATCCCCTACGTCGCGGACAGGAAGCTCGTCCTGCTCGGCAGCGCGACAAGGGAGCGCCCCGCCTTCGACCGCAACCTGCCGGCCATCGCCGAATATCTCCCGGGCTTCGAGGCGGTGGCGTGGCACGGCTTCTTCCTGCCCAAGGGCACCTCGCCGGAAATCGCGAACCGGCTGTCCCAAGTGATCATCGCCTTCATGCGCCAGCCTTTCACGATCGCGCGGTTCGAGGAACTGGGCGCGACCGCCGTCAGCACGACGCCGGCCGAGTTTTCTGCCTTCGTGAAGGAGGAGAACGCACGCTGGGGCAAGCTGATCGCCGACCGGCACATCCAGCCGAGCTGAGCACCTGCCGGGCGTGGCAGGAGGAGGTTTCTCCCTGGCCATGCCCTGCGTGGCGACGTTGCCGCACGGATCGGGCGGCCGGGTGTCTTGAGGCAGGACTGCGTTGCATCGATCCTGCGTGCAGGCGCGGTACGGCGATCGAGGTCCACGATCACGCATCATGGAACCCACTTCTCGACGCCTGGAACCTCCGCCAACTCCAAGGCGGCTCAAGCTTGGCCGAAGCGCCCTGCTTGCTCAGCCGCCCACCGCATAGTCAAGGGACAGTTGCCCGGTCGGTTGCCGGTGCTCGGCCAGCGCGGCGGCCAAATGCGGATCAACGCTTAGGTCAGCGCGGACCAGGCCATGCGACCAGCGCCTGCGCGATCCCGGGTGGTTCCAGGGCGGGCTGTCGACGACCGGGTACCAGCACAGGCCCACGACATCGGCACCCTTCGCAACGGCAGCCTCGCTCTCCATGCGGACGTGACGAAGCCAGTCGCCCTTGTTCCAGCCGGGATGGCGTCGCCCCTGCTCCCGGTGACCATCGTGCCAGCTCGTCTCGGCGACGAGGATCGGCAGGCGGTAGCGCCGGGCGGTCTTGACAAGAACCTTTGACAGCGACGTCCTGGCCGTGTGCGGGTAGTAGTTCACGCCCACCATGTCGACGAAGCCCTGCGCGACCAGGGCGTCCGTCGCCTCGAACTGGCGTTCGCCGACCCCGTTGAGGGGATCGGCCGTCAGCACGCGCACGTCGGCATGGTGATCCTTGGCGACCTGGACCAATGTGACGGCGAGCCGGACCGCATCGTTCTGGCTCATGCCGACAAGCATCGGATAGATCGAGGGCTCGTTGACCGGGCAGATCCACAGCGGCCGGTCCGGACGGGCGGCAAGGGCTACCGCGCGGGCGTGGCGGATCGGGTCCTCCGGCGGATCGAAGTGGTTAAGGTCCCAGATAACGTCGGCACCAAGGGCATCGGCCACTTGGAGTCGCCTGGCAACGTCGTGGCGCCACGGCAGGCCGTCGCGGGCGCGCAGAAGTCCGTGATCGAGGGCGAGGCGGTAATGCGTGGCCATCCGGTCGCCAGGCACGTGACGTGTCGTCAGCAGCAAATCGTGCCCGTTCCAACCAAGCCGTCCGCATTCGAAACCTGCCAGAACGGGAATCATGGAGGTGAGGTGCACTACCGCATCGTTGGGTGATCAGGGGGGTTTAACCGCAGGACGAAGCCTGCGCGACGTTGCCTGAGGCTTGAGCCTATACTTTCCGTTGACGGACCCGGAAAGGTCACGTCCGTCGACGTGGTGGAATGGGAGGTGTGGATCGGGGCGGGCAAGGCTCGGGCGGCCTTGGGTGGAAGTTGCAGGGTGACGGCGGGCTGAGGAGGTCGGCGAGGGCCTTCAGGCACCGCCCACCATCTCACCCCGTTGACGTGCCGCCAGAGGATCGCACCAAGGTTCGCTGCAGGTGCTGCGGCGGCACCTTGGCCGCCGGGCGGCAGGTCTCGATCAGCGGCTCCACCATTGTCCGCTGCCTGTCCGCTAGCCCCATCGCCCCGTCTTCAAAGTCAGAAGACGCCCGACACCCGCCTTCGTCTAAGAGCGCCTAACACAACCGCCTGACCTGTTTCATACAGATGAGGGCGGCGGCGAGGGTGGTGAAGGCGAGGTGGATGTCCTCGCGTCGTTCGTAGCGGATGGTGAGGCGTCGGAAGCGGGCCATCCAGGCTAGGGTCCGCTCCACTTTCCAGCGGTGCCGTCCGAGCTTGGTGCTGTCCTCGATGCCGCGCCTGGCGATGCGCGGGACGATGCCGCGGTTGCGGCAGTCGACCCGGCAGAAACGGTGGTCGTAGCTCTTGTCGGCGTGCAGCTTGTCGGGGCGCTGCCGCGATCTGCCGCCCGGCGGGCGACGGCGCCGGACCGGCGGAATGGCATCGAGGGTGGCGGCCAGCATCTTGCTGTCGTGCCGGTTGGCCGGGCTGAGCGTCAGGCCGAGCGGGGTGCCGTGGCCGTCGACCACGATATGCCGCTTGGTCCCTGGCCTGCCGCGGTCAGTCGGGTTCGGCCCCGTCGCGGCTCCCCCCTTTTCGCTGGGACAGACGCACTGTCCAGCGAGGCCCTGGTCCAGTCGAGCTTGTCGGCCCCGTGCAGCCTTTCCAGCATCACACGGTGCAGGCGGGCCCAGACCCCGGCCGCCTGCCAGTCTCGCAGCCGCCGCCAACAGGTCATGCCCGACCCGCAGCCCATCTCGGCGGGCAGGTCCTCCCACTGGATACCCGTCTTGAGGACGAAGATGATGCCGGTCAGCGCCGCACGGTCCGGCACCGGTGGCCGCCCACCCTTCGGCTTCGGGCGCGTAGGTGGCAACAGCGGCTCGATTACCGCCCAAAGGTCGTCAGGTACCAGGGGCTTCGCCATGCCCCGATAACGCACGGAAACCAGTTTTGTTAGGCGCTCTAAGAGCTAGGGACAAAACCGCCTGAGCTGACGGAGGCAGATGACGGCGCAGGCGAGGGTGGTGAAGGCGAGATGGAGGTCGGCGCGACGTTCGTAGCGGACGGTCAGGCGCCTGAACCGGGCGAGCCAGGCGAAGGTGCGCTCGACCACCCAGCGGTGTTGTCCGAGGCGCGCGCTGCTCTCGATCCCGCGGCGGGCGATGCGCGGGGTGATGCCGCGGGCGTGACACTCACGGCGGCAGCGGCGGTGGTCGTAGGCCTTGTCGGCATGAAGTTTGGTGGGCCTGCGACGCGGACGCCCCCTGTGTCTGGCCCGCACGCCCGGCACGGCATCGAGGGTGGGCGCCAGCATGCGGCTGTCGTGGCGGTTGGCACCGCTCAAGGTCAGGCCAAGCGGCGTGCCGCGGGCGTCCGTGACGAGATGACGCTTGGTACCGGGCTTGCCGCGGTCCGTCGGGTTCGGTCCGACCTCCGTGCCCCCCTTTTCGCGGGCAGGCTGGCGCTATCGAGCGCCGCCCGGCTCCAGTCCAGGGCCCCCGCGTCCTGCAGGCGCTCCAGCAACACCCGATGCAGTCCCCTCCAGACCCCGGCCGCCTGCCACTCGCCCAGCCTCCGCCAGCAGGTCTTGCCACAGCAGCCCAACTCGGTCGGCACCTCGTGCCACTGGATGCCAGTCCGCAACACGAACAAGATGCCCGCCAGCGCCGCCCGATCGGGCGCACGAGGCCGGCCGCCTTTCGGCTTGGGCCGACGCCGCGGCAGCAGCGGTTCCACCACCGCCCAGAGGTCATCAGGAACGAGGAGCGCCATCTCTCCTCAACGCCTCACCCCAGGTTTTGTCCCCAATTCTAAGAGGAGACAGCCGTGCTGACCCATCCCACCCTCGACGGCCTGCGCCAGCTCGGCCTCGCCGGCATGGCGCGGGCCTTCGAGGAACTGGCCGCCAACCCGCAAGGCGGCGAACTCGCCCCCACCGAGTGGCTCGGCCTGCTGCTCGACCGCGAGATCACCGAGCGCCAGGACCGCCGCCTCAAGGCCCGGCTGCGGTTCGCCAAGCTGCGCCACCAGGCCAGCGTCGAGGACATCGACTGGCGCAGCAGCCGCGGCCTCGACCGCGCCCTGTTCCAGAAGCTCGCGGCAGGCGGCTGGATCGAGGCCCGGGAGAACCTCATCATCGAGGGCCCGACCGGGGTCGGGAAGTCCTGGCTGGCCTGCGCCCTCGGCCAGAAGGCCTGCCGCGACAACCACTCCGTGCTCTACCAGCGGGTGCCGCGGCTGTTTGCCGACCTCGGGCTGGCGCGCGGCTACGGCCGGCATGCCCGGCTGATGCGCACCCTCGGCGCGGTGAAGCTGCTGATCCTGGACGACTGGGGCCTCGAGCCGCTCGGCCCGGAGCAGCAGCGCGACCTGCTGGAACTGGTGGAGGACCGCTACGGCCGCGGCGCCACGCTGATCACCAGCCAGGTGCCGGTGGACCGCTGGCACGACCTCATCAGCAATCCCACCCTCGCCGACGCCATCCTCGACCGCCTGGTCCACAACGCCCACCGCATCCAGCTCCGCGGCGACAGCCTGCGCCGCAGGCGCACCGCCAAAGCCGCCGAGGCTTGACCCGGACCCCCTACCCGATGGAGACAACCAACCGCCCACGGACGAGCGCCACCCCGGCCGACATCATTCGGAACGGCCGGCCGACATCACGTCGGAACCAGTGGCCGACATCGCCCCGGAACACGCGGCCGACTTCATCGGAATCCGCACCTGGAGAAAGGGCTGTTGCATCTCTGGGAATGGGTGTGGGCGCTACCTTGGCAGGTGTTCTTGTCCTGAAACCCACCCGGTGCGCCATGTCCTCAATGCGGAAGGTACCGCTTGGCGCCCGAGGCGGTGAAGTAATAGACGCCGCCGCGCGGCCCGGTGCAGGGGCTTGCGCGGGTGCAGGAGCCGGTTCCGGCATCGGCCGAGGTCCCGCTGCCCCCGGTCGATCCACCGCCCCTGCTGTAGCTTGCCCCGCCACCGCTGCCCCGGCTCCTGCCGCGAGCTTCCGCATCGGCCGGCAGCAGCATGGACAGCGACAAGGCGGTGGCAGCCAGCGCGGCGCCCCAACGGCGGATAGGTGCGGCGTCCGGTCGCATCGTGGATTGTTCTCGAGTCCGAAGGTTCTGCCACCCTGCGGCAGGCAGCCGCCCCGGGGCTACGCATCAACGGTGGTGTTCGGCCCGTTCCCGCACACGCCATTCCCAAGGCGGCACCCGATCGGCTTCCGGCAGGCCCCATAGCCCGCGCCGCTCGTGCCGCGCCTCCTCCTCCAGCTCTGGTAGGGCAGGATCGTGGTTGTACTGCCGGTACACCCAGGCGGCGCCGCTGCGGACCATCTCGGCCGACACATCCACCGGGCCGGCGTGAACCCGACCGACCGTGCGGCCGTAGCGGTCCACGTCTACCACCTCGACGCGGACCCGCTGCTGCCACACCAGCTCGGCCAGCACTTCTCGTGCCCGGGTGCCATAGGGCTGCCTGCGTTCCGGGGCGTCGATCTCGGCCAGGCGCACCCGGACCTGTTCCCGGGCTGGCGTCAGGACGGTGATGGTGTCGCCGTCGCTCAGCCCAACCACCCGGCCGCGGAACTCCTCCGCCAGCGCTGGTGTCGCCAGCAGGAGGAGGGCAAGGAAGGTGCGGCGGAGCATGCGGACGGGGTAGCACGGCGGGGTGAAGGAAGGGTGGTCACCACGCCGCGTGCGTCGGACTGCCCGGTGCGCTTGG encodes the following:
- a CDS encoding ester cyclase encodes the protein MNDRTEAPPAPRSEARPPRPTLPATPAAPAMRLPPSRHDLRPAGYAEDGSYDIARYIRDSTHQIWDQKFIGKIYDYYDPQAVVHTSNGDIYGRDQVIKLTTIRQGAFPDTRDWIEDVIWRRNPDGTYDTSMRWVYMGVNTGWSQYGPPTGRKVAVRGVANCVIKDNRVVKEWVSYNELSLLRQLGLDPRTVLEGAIRGAISNSQSAGAETARAFGEVENVIAQTTPPPIPAMPPEFDPEAFIRRAYHEIWNWRYIGRIDDYFAPNHLCHASSDRELYGLGDYKHDVLSRLAAFPDMRTHVDDVYWTPDEEKGGVRIAVRWTQIGTHEGPGMYGPPTGRRVKIMGISHHMMRDGLLQEEFSEWGEFATLKQIYGGGAPIPQDLLSARPVHPARVAEEEGR
- the solA gene encoding N-methyl-L-tryptophan oxidase translates to MAGYDVIVVGLGGMGSAAAWQLARRGQRMLGLERFDIPHAMGSSHGITRIIRLPYYEDPAYVPLLRRAYALWREAEAATGERLLVLTGSVDAGPEDGELFQGALASARQHDLPHEVLTGAEVNARFPAYRLPAASRAVYQPEGGFIASERAIVAHCRAAQAAGAVLRAREQVLGWEAGPGGEGVTVTTDKGRYEAARLVLAAGGWMADLAPVLAGRAVPERQVLAWLQPRRPELFAPERFPVFNLTVEEGRYYGLPVYEVPGFKFGRYHHRGESGPAETIRREVDAEDERLLRAFGERYFPEGCGETMALRACFFTNTPDEHFVLDHHPDHPQVVLASPCSGHGYKFCSVIGEILADLATGDGTTRHGIGFLRLDRPALRGAAPAAA
- a CDS encoding FAD-linked oxidase C-terminal domain-containing protein, coding for MANPVEIELMQRFKALLDPKGIMNPGKVLPDDPPEPA
- a CDS encoding Bug family tripartite tricarboxylate transporter substrate binding protein translates to MSITRRGLSAAALALAAAPAWAADPYPNGPVRVIIPFSPGGSADVFGRMIAEHLTKVLGKPFVCENVGGAGSTLGIGQAARAAPDGQTIGLGSISGLSIIPAFGNVPITYKVDDLVLLGQITAIPNVLAVNPDKIRARSVPDLIAYMKANPGKVTYGTPGVGTSQHLAAELFQAMTGTSMEHAPYRGSGQMVVDLLSGAIDLSFDNIPLLIPYVADRKLVLLGSATRERPAFDRNLPAIAEYLPGFEAVAWHGFFLPKGTSPEIANRLSQVIIAFMRQPFTIARFEELGATAVSTTPAEFSAFVKEENARWGKLIADRHIQPS
- a CDS encoding arabinogalactan endo-1,4-beta-galactosidase; amino-acid sequence: MHLTSMIPVLAGFECGRLGWNGHDLLLTTRHVPGDRMATHYRLALDHGLLRARDGLPWRHDVARRLQVADALGADVIWDLNHFDPPEDPIRHARAVALAARPDRPLWICPVNEPSIYPMLVGMSQNDAVRLAVTLVQVAKDHHADVRVLTADPLNGVGERQFEATDALVAQGFVDMVGVNYYPHTARTSLSKVLVKTARRYRLPILVAETSWHDGHREQGRRHPGWNKGDWLRHVRMESEAAVAKGADVVGLCWYPVVDSPPWNHPGSRRRWSHGLVRADLSVDPHLAAALAEHRQPTGQLSLDYAVGG
- a CDS encoding IS5 family transposase (programmed frameshift), whose protein sequence is MAKPLVPDDLWAVIEPLLPPTRPKPKGGRPPVPDRAALTGIIFVLKTGIQWEDLPAEMGCGSGMTCWRRLRDWQAAGVWARLHRVMLERLHGADKLDWTRASLDSASVPAKKGGAATGPNPTDRGRPGTKRHIVVDGHGTPLGLTLSPANRHDSKMLAATLDAIPPVRRRRPPGGRSRQRPDKLHADKSYDHRFCRVDCRNRGIVPRIARRGIEDSTKLGRHRWKVERTLAWMARFRRLTIRYERREDIHLAFTTLAAALICMKQVRRLC
- a CDS encoding IS5 family transposase (programmed frameshift), with the protein product MALLVPDDLWAVVEPLLPRRRPKPKGGRPRAPDRAALAGILFVLRTGIQWHEVPTELGCCGKTCWRRLGEWQAAGVWRGLHRVLLERLQDAGALDWSRAALDSASLPAKRGGTEVGPNPTDRGKPGTKRHLVTDARGTPLGLTLSGANRHDSRMLAPTLDAVPGVRARHRGRPRRRPTKLHADKAYDHRRCRRECHARGITPRIARRGIESSARLGQHRWVVERTFAWLARFRRLTVRYERRADLHLAFTTLACAVICLRQLRRFCP
- the istB gene encoding IS21-like element helper ATPase IstB, giving the protein MLTHPTLDGLRQLGLAGMARAFEELAANPQGGELAPTEWLGLLLDREITERQDRRLKARLRFAKLRHQASVEDIDWRSSRGLDRALFQKLAAGGWIEARENLIIEGPTGVGKSWLACALGQKACRDNHSVLYQRVPRLFADLGLARGYGRHARLMRTLGAVKLLILDDWGLEPLGPEQQRDLLELVEDRYGRGATLITSQVPVDRWHDLISNPTLADAILDRLVHNAHRIQLRGDSLRRRRTAKAAEA
- a CDS encoding thermonuclease family protein, which gives rise to MLRRTFLALLLLATPALAEEFRGRVVGLSDGDTITVLTPAREQVRVRLAEIDAPERRQPYGTRAREVLAELVWQQRVRVEVVDVDRYGRTVGRVHAGPVDVSAEMVRSGAAWVYRQYNHDPALPELEEEARHERRGLWGLPEADRVPPWEWRVRERAEHHR